Proteins co-encoded in one Gossypium arboreum isolate Shixiya-1 chromosome 11, ASM2569848v2, whole genome shotgun sequence genomic window:
- the LOC108474255 gene encoding probable protein phosphatase 2C 5: MKPPLVPLATLLGRELRNVKVEKPFVKFGQAALAKKGEDYFLIKPDCERVPGNPETSFSVFAIFDGHNGISAAIFAKENLLGNVLSAIPQGINREEWLQALPRALVAGFVKTDIEFQQKGETSGTTVTFVVIDGWTVTVASVGDSRCILDTQGGVVSLLTVDHRLEENAEERERVTASGGEVGRLNVFGGNEVGPLRCWPGGLCLSRSIGDTDVGEFIVPIPHVKQVKLSNSGGRLIIASDGIWDALSSDMAAKSCRGLPAELAAKLVVKEALRSRGLKDDTTCLVVDIIPSDQPVLPSTPMKKQNALSSFLFGKRSQTSTNKTTNKLSAVGVVEELFEEGSAMLAERLGKDFPMNTNSGLFKCAVCQVDQPPAEGLTVNSGPFFSPASKPWEGPFLCTNCRKKKDAMEGKSANMLCFPLPDECHSCV; this comes from the exons ATGAAACCACCTCTTGTTCCACTTGCGACCTTACTTGGTCGTGAATTGAGGAATGTAAAAGTTGAGAAGCCTTTTGTGAAGTTTGGACAGGCTGCTTTGGCCAAAAAAGGAGAAGATTATTTTCTGATTAAACCTGATTGTGAGAGGGTTCCTGGGAATCCGGAAACATCTTTTTCGGTATTTGCG ATTTTTGATGGGCATAATGGTATATCAGCTGCCATTTTTGCAAAGGAGAACTTATTGGGTAATGTCTTGAGTGCAATTCCACAGGGCATCAATAGGGAGGAGTGGCTTCAAGCCCTTCCTCGGGCTCTGGTTGCAGGTTTTGTGAAAACAGACATTGAGTTTCAGCAGAAAG GGGAAACTTCTGGGACAACTGTTACGTTTGTTGTGATTGATGGATGGACTGTCACTGTTGCTTCCGTTGGTGATTCTCGATGTATATTGGACACCCAAGGGGGTGTAGTTTCTCTCCTGACTGTAGATCACAGGCTAGAAGAGAATGCAGAAGAAAGGGAGCGGGTCACTGCTAGTGGTGGTGAAGTTGGAAGACTTAATGTTTTTGGGGGCAATGAG GTTGGTCCCCTCCGTTGCTGGCCTGGTGGATTATGCCTCTCTAGGTCAATTGGTGACACAGATGTTGGAGAGTTTATTGTCCCCATACCTCACGTTAAGCAAGTGAAG TTGTCAAATTCTGGAGGGCGACTTATTATTGCTTCAGATGGTATTTGGGATGCTTTGTCTTCAGACATGGCTGCTAAGTCTTGTCGGGGGTTACCGGCAGAGCTTGCAGCAAAGCTGGTTGTTAAG GAAGCTTTGAGGTCAAGGGGCCTGAAGGATGATACAACGTGCCTGGTTGTTGATATTATTCCTTCTGACCAGCCTGTCCTACCTTCAACACCTATGAAGAAGCAGAATGCGCTTAGTTCTTTTCTTTTTGGGAAGCGATCTCAAACTTCTACAAATAAAACTACGAATAAACTCTCTGCTGTTGGAGTTGTTGAAGAGCTATTTGAGGAGGGTTCTGCCATGCTTGCTGAAAG GTTGGGTAAGGATTTTCCCATGAATACAAACTCAGGACTCTTCAAATGCGCGGTCTGTCAAGTCGATCAACCTCCAGCTGAGGGTTTAACAGTGAACTCCGGGCCATTTTTCTCACCTGCTTCAAAGCCATGGGAAGGACCTTTCCTCTGCACCAACTGTCGGAAAAAGAAAGACGCCATGGAAGGAAAAAG TGCGAATATGCTTTGTTTCCCATTACCTGATGAGTGCCATAGTTGCGTGTAA
- the LOC108472780 gene encoding kinesin-like protein KIN-14F has translation MGLELISQVSVISVLEEVIQQHGNRIEDVANLVSRNTDEASLQRNDAAGWLRKTVGVVLGKDLPAEPSEEEFRLGLRSGKILCTVLNKIKPGSVPKVLEGPSDSIVIPDGAPLSPYQLENLRNFIAAIEEMGIPTFETSDLEQGGNSSRIVQSVLALKSYSEWKRSGGIGRWKYLENSKPPCFPKPKPFTRRNSEPFMHTFSRTMSLGDKSADSFYSEQSEISDAGSMPSLHLLVRAALLNKKQDEIPMIVESMIKKVSEEYERRLASHTELIKSTPNDTEESVPDNSLSRTASSDDKIKSSPKDTEESVPDNSLSRTASCDDKIKSSPKDTEESVPDNSLSRTASCDKVEVEVEVESPAEETIDDESSIESEKKELPNEECNTDEEATRHLLKQKTLVEQQRQHLLELKHSLHATKVGMELLQVTYREEFNNLGKHLHSIAYAATGYQRVLEENRKLYNQVQDLKGSIRVYCRVRPSLSGQSNNLSCVEHIDDTTITVLTPSKTGKEGRKSFTFNKIFGPSVTQAEVFSDTQPLIRSVLDGYNVCIFAYGQTGSGKTYTMSGPTELTEEGLGVNYRALGDLFELSNQRKETISYEISVQMLEIYNEQVRDLLAADGLNKRLEIRNSSQNGINVPEAHLVRVSSTSDVINLMNLGQKNRTVFSTAMNDRSSRSHSCLTVHVQGKDLTSGNIIHGCMHLVDLAGSERVDKSEVMGDRLKEAQHINKSLSALGDVIAALASKGSHVPYRNSKLTQLLQDSLGGQAKTLMFVHIAPEYEASGETISTLKFAERVATVELGAAKVNKDSGEVKELKGQISSLKAALTTAKKEEEPEQLQLSQTISISSSPEKIIPSLGTSPSLPKSQSSSDHSSSVTNAENESSTTSRRDSLEIQEMLANPSLWPPLGKPASSAKEDNKDSASGRWNETLMVNKNDKKDPIPAAGNARWNPTKVYPEQNLNKLTANKNTKGNQDHHQQRFGSTDDSSDLDECLEIDSVWQSSIPKVTNNNSPNGLASKPKKQQYNHVAKPKNTDFKSAIPSLIPSPSTRKPSNGANPNTNKPKRKTGYSK, from the exons CTTTGCAAAGAAATGATGCTGCTGGGTGGCTGAGAAAAACAGTTGGTGTTGTTCTTGGTAAAGATTTGCCAGCTGAGCCTTCTGAAGAAGAATTCAGGCTTGGGTTGCGAAGTGGAAAGATCCTTTGCACTGTTCTAAATAAGATTAAACCTGGATCTGTACCAAAA GTGTTGGAAGGGCCTAGTGATTCAATTGTTATTCCTGATGGGGCTCCTTTATCACCATACCAATTAGAGAATCTGAGGAACTTCATCGCAGCTATTGAAGAAATGGGAATTCCAACTTTTGAAACCTCAGATTTGGAACAG GGTGGGAACTCTTCAAGGATTGTGCAGTCTGTTCTAGCATTAAAGTCTTACAGTGAATGGAAAAGAAGTGGTGGAATTGGTAGATGGAAATATTTAGAAAATTCCAAACCACCATGTTTCCCGAAACCGAAACCATTCACGCGAAGAAATAGCGAACCATTCATGCATACCTTTTCAAGGACAATGTCATTGGGTGACAAATCAGCAGATAGCTTCTACAGTGAGCAGTCGGAAATCAGCGACGCA GGTTCCATGCCTTCTCTGCACCTGCTAGTTCGTGCAGCTCTTTTAAATAAGAAGCAAGACGAGATTCCAATG ATTGTGGAATCTATGATAAAGAAAGTATCGGAGGAGTACGAGCGTCGCTTGGCAAGCCATACTGAACTG ATTAAAAGTACTCCAAATGATACGGAAGAATCGGTCCCTGATAATTCTCTTTCTCGAACTGCTTCATCTGATGACAAG ATTAAAAGTAGTCCAAAGGATACAGAAGAATCGGTCCCTGACAATTCTCTTTCTCGAACTGCTTCATGTGATGACAAG ATTAAAAGTAGTCCAAAGGATACGGAAGAATCGGTCCCTGATAATTCTCTTTCTCGAACTGCTTCATGTGATAAG GTTGAGGTAGAAGTAGAAGTAGAGTCCCCAGCGGAGGAAACGATTGATGATGAATCATCAATTGAGTCAGAGAAAAAGGAACTTCCAAATGAGGAGTGCAATACTGATGAGGAAGCAACAAGACATCTTTTGAAGCAGAAGACATTGGTTGAACAACAACGACAACATCTTCTG GAATTGAAGCACAGTCTTCATGCCACAAAAGTAGGTATGGAACTTTTGCAGGTGACTTACCGCGAAGAGTTTAACAATCTAG GTAAACACTTGCACAGTATAGCTTATGCGGCTACGGGATATCAAAGAGTTCTTGAAGAAAACCGCAAGTTATACAATCAAGTGCAGGACCTGAAAG GGTCTATAAGAGTATACTGCCGAGTAAGGCCATCTTTGAGTGGGCAATCGAACAATTTGAGTTGTGTAGAGCACATAGATGACACAACTATCACAGTCCTCACCCCTTCAAAAACCGGAAAAGAGGGACGAAAATCATTTACTTTTAACAAGATATTCGGTCCTTCTGTAACCCAAG CGGAGGTTTTCTCTGATACCCAACCTTTGATTCGATCTGTTCTTGATGGTTATAATGTTTGTATATTTGCTTATGGTCAAACGGGGTCAGGGAAAACTTATACTATG TCTGGGCCTACAGAGCTCACAGAGGAAGGCTTAGGTGTAAACTACAGGGCATTGGGTGATCTATTTGAACTCTCAAACCAGAGGAAAGAAACTATTTCCTACGAAATTTCGGTGCAAATGCTTGAAATTTACAATGAGCAAGTTAGGGATCTCCTCGCAGCTGATGGTCTAAATAAAAG ACTAGAAATCCGTAACAGCTCTCAAAATGGGATTAATGTACCTGAAGCTCACCTTGTGCGTGTATCATCAACGTCTGATGTCATAAACTTGATGAACCTTGGGCAAAAAAATCGTACAGTTTTCTCCACAGCCATGAATGACAGGAGTAGTCGATCTCACAG CTGCTTGACAGTTCACGTTCAAGGAAAAGACCTCACATCAGGAAACATTATTCATGGCTGTATGCATCTGGTTGACCTGGCAGGAAGTGAAAGGGTCGATAAATCTGAGGTGATGGGAGATCGGTTAAAAGAGGCACAGCACATCAACAAATCCCTTTCTGCTTTAGGTGATGTAATTGCGGCTCTTGCTTCAAAAGGTTCACATGTTCCCTATAGAAACAGTAAACTCACTCAGTTGCTCCAAGATTCACTTG GAGGACAAGCCAAAACACTTATGTTTGTTCACATTGCTCCCGAGTACGAAGCTTCTGGAGAAACAATTAGCACGCTTAAATTTGCAGAAAGGGTAGCCACAGTTGAGCTCGGTGCTGCTAAAGTAAACAAAGATAGTGGAGAAGTGAAAGAGCTTAAAGGacag ATATCTAGTCTTAAAGCTGCCTTAACCACAGCGAAAAAGGAAGAAGAACCTGAGCAACTGCAACTTAGCCAAACCATATCCATATCCAGTAGCCCAGAAAAAATCATACCAAGTCTTGGAACATCCCcttctcttccaaaatcgcaaagtTCCAGCGACCACTCTAGCAGTGTCACTAATGCGGAG AATGAGTCTTCAACCACATCTAGGAGAGATAGTTTGGAAATCCAAGAGATGTTGGCAAATCCATCACTTTGGCCACCTCTTGGAAAGCCAGCTTCAAGTGCTAAGGAGGACAATAAAGATTCAGCTTCTGGCAGGTGGAATGAAACACTCATGGTGAACAAGAATGACAAGAAGGATCCAATTCCAGCTGCAGGCAATGCTCGATGGAATCCCACCAAGGTATACCCGGAACAAAACTTGAATAAACTCACTGCAAACAAAAACACAAAGGGCAACCAAGACCATCATCAGCAACGATTTGGCTCTACCGATGATTCTTCTGATCTTGATGAGTGTTTGGAGATCGACTCAGTTTGGCAATCCAGCATTCCCAAAGTCACCAACAATAATAGTCCAAATGGGTTGGCATCTAAACCAAAGAAACAGCAATACAATCATGTAGCAAAGCCTAAGAACACAGATTTCAA GAGTGCAATTCCATCACTAATTCCTTCACCATCAACCCGGAAGCCGTCTAATGGAGCCAATCCAAATACAAACAAGCCAAAGAGGAAAACTGGATATTCAAAGTGA